A single window of Anomaloglossus baeobatrachus isolate aAnoBae1 chromosome 5, aAnoBae1.hap1, whole genome shotgun sequence DNA harbors:
- the LOC142310606 gene encoding LOW QUALITY PROTEIN: pancreatic lipase-related protein 2-like (The sequence of the model RefSeq protein was modified relative to this genomic sequence to represent the inferred CDS: inserted 1 base in 1 codon), translating to MLFPLSMLEEVCYDRLGCFSDAPPYSYTAERPLSXLPWPPNVINTLFLLFTRETPKHFQSKCVVSALNVSSVLDTKFDPSRRSHFIIHGFLEAGEKAWLTDMCRTLLEVSDLNCFCVDWKGGSMAAYTQAANNIRVVGAELAYLIDFLMDHYSYPLSSIHVIGHSLGAQVAGEAGKRRPGMARISGLDPAGPYFEHTPPEVQLDPSDAVLVDVIHTDASPTIVNLGLTGLGMSQLVGHLDFFPNGGKDQPGCPKTYLKLGDLDDVIDGIEEKLLCSHQRSVTLFTQSILFPNGFLSYPGPSYNDFEEGAGFPCCNGSCAMMGYFADSYTKDPTSEVFFLNTGDVDNLLRWRYRVTINITGSMFVMGSFSVSLCGKVGCSPHYLVHSGFIHSEKSYSALIDVEMDIYPVIQVEFVWHKDPLYIIQATLGATAIVVEYGPIKATYLFCGDDVTKEGIQQNLDPCTTFSMY from the exons atgcttttcccTCTGTCTATG ctggagGAGGTTTGCTACGACCGGCTGGGATGTTTCTCGGATGCCCCTCCATACTCCTACACCGCGGAGAGGCCGCTTA CGCTCCCATGGCCACCAAATGTGATCAACACCCTCTTCCTTCTGTTCACCAGAGAAACTCCAAAACACTTCCAGAGTAAGTGC GTGGTCAGTGCTCTGAATGTCTCTTCAGTGTTGGACACAAAGTTTGATCCCAGCAGGAGATCTCACTTTATTATCCATGGCTTCCTGGAGGCAGGAGAGAAGGCCTGGTTGACAGACATGTGCCGG ACTCTACTGGAGGTGTCGGACCTGAACTGTTTCTGTGTGGACTGGAAAGGAGGGTCGATGGCTGCGTACACACAAGCCGCCAACAACATCCGCGTGGTGGGCGCAGAACTGGCGTATCTTATCGACTTTCTAATG GACCACTATAGTTACCCTCTCAGCAGCATCCATGTGATAGGACACAGTTTGGGAGCACAGGTCGCGGGTGAAGCTGGCAAGAGGCGTCCAGGAATGGCTCGGATATCGG GGTTGGACCCAGCAGGACCCTACTTTGAACATACCCCACCTGAGGTGCAACTGGACCCCTCTGATGCAGTACTGGTGGACGTCATTCATACTGATGCATCTCCCACTATTGTCAATCTCG GTCTTACTGGTCTTGGGATGAGCCAGTTGGTCggtcatcttgacttctttcccaaTGGAGGGAAGGACCAGCCTGGGTGTCCTAAAACTTACCTGAAGCTTGGGGACCTGGACGATGTGATAGACG GAATTGAGGAGAAGCTTCTGTGTAGCCACCAGCGGAGCGTCACGTTATTCACACAAAGCATCCTCTTTCCTAATGGGTTTTTGAGTTACCCGGGGCCCTCGTACAATGACTTCGAGGAG GGTGCTGGATTCCCATGCTGTAATGGAAGCTGCGCCATGATGGGATACTTCGCTGACTCTTATACCAAAGATCCCACCAGTGAAGTCTTCTTCCTGAATACTGGTGACGTGGACAACCTGCTAC GTTGGAGGTACCGGGTGACCATCAATATCACCGGAAGCATGTTTGTCATGGGCTCGTTCAGCGTTTCCCTGTGTGGGAAGGTTGGCTGTTCTCCTCATTACCTTGTGCACAG TGGATTTATTCACTCTGAGAAATCTTATTCTGCCCTGATTGATGTGGAGATGGACATCTACCCGGTCATCCAAGTGGAGTTTGTCTGGCACAAGGATCCTCTTTATATCATCCAGGCCACCCTGGGGGCCACGGCCATAGTTGTGGAATATGGGCCCATTAAAGCTAC ATATCTCTTCTGTGGCGATGACGTGACGAAAGAAGGAATCCAGCAGAACCTCGACCCATGTACCACGTTCTCCATGTACTGA